One window of the Rosa rugosa chromosome 3, drRosRugo1.1, whole genome shotgun sequence genome contains the following:
- the LOC133737027 gene encoding uncharacterized protein LOC133737027, with protein sequence MGCLLCLHTLENNLHVFVDCPYAQEVWYRAGLQLPTGPGDNFIDWFLGVINSLTKEQIARCLMLLWWIWKNKNSQLWEHKRQHASEAVLLTMGWYEEFKKVNVQPTEIRRQLVTWTRPQENWVKVNCDGAFQPATRKGGAGVVIRDANGDFQVGAARPLPLVTSPFHAELMVLKEGINLAVALQHEQVLFESDSSLLVQALHSTEPDLSTMSMLLDEIRLVLQNHGGYRINYVPREANTVAHGFASHALRNRDSQTWFVIAPEFIRDAIRNDCNR encoded by the coding sequence ATGGGGTGTTTATTGTGTCTGCATACTTTGGAAAACAACTTGCATGTTTTTGTTGATTGTCCATATGCACAGGAAGTTTGGTATAGAGCTGGTTTACAGCTGCCTACTGGGCCGGGCGACAATTTTATAGATTGGTTTTTGGGTGTAATCAATAGTTTGACAAAGGAGCAGATAGCTAGGTGTTTGATGCTCTTATGGTGGATTTGGAAAAACAAGAACAGTCAATTGTGGGAACATAAGAGACAGCATGCATCTGAGGCTGTGTTGCTCACTATGGGTTGGTATGAGGAATTCAAAAAAGTAAATGTGCAGCCAACGGAGATTAGGAGACAATTGGTGACATGGACAAGACCACAAGAGAATTGGGTGAAGGTTAATTGTGATGGTGCATTCCAGCCGGCAACAAGAAAGGGGGGTGCTGGAGTTGTGATCCGAGATGCTAATGGTGATTTTCAAGTTGGTGCTGCTAGACCTCTCCCTTTAGTAACGTCGCCTTTCCATGCAGAATTGATGGTGTTAAAGGAAGGGATCAATTTGGCAGTGGCATTACAGCATGAACAGGTACTGTTTGAATCTGATAGCTCTTTATTGGTTCAAGCTTTGCATTCAACTGAACCGGATTTATCTACAATGAGTATGTTGCTTGATGAGATCAGACTAGTGCTGCAAAATCATGGTGGTTATAGAATTAATTATGTACCAAGGGAAGCAAATACAGTAGCTCATGGATTTGCTTCTCATGCCTTAAGAAATAGGGATAGTCAAACTTGGTTTGTCATAGCTCCCGAATTTATAAGGGATGCCATTCGAAATGATTGTAATCGTTAA